In Helicobacter ibis, a genomic segment contains:
- the pstC gene encoding phosphate ABC transporter permease subunit PstC codes for MYFKEIFFKGIFAFCAIVSTLALAMICIFLFANAIPTLFSIGVLEFIFGFDWYPLDEIFGIFPMIIGSIYVTALAIFIGVPLGVLSAVYLSQFCPKSLSKFIIPTVELLGAIPSVVYGFFGLVVIVPFLADVFSGVSGKSILAASLVLSIMILPTIILVSKAAIDSVPKSYCEGALALGATKERSVFFVTLKAAKSGILSSVILGVGRAIGEAMAVIMVAGNQVQLPHSVLDGVRTLTTNIVLEMGYATDLHKEVLIVNAVTLFVFILLINASFGLLSKDRR; via the coding sequence ATGTATTTTAAAGAGATTTTTTTTAAAGGTATTTTTGCCTTTTGTGCCATAGTATCCACATTAGCATTAGCAATGATATGTATATTTTTGTTTGCTAATGCTATTCCTACACTTTTTTCTATTGGTGTTTTGGAATTTATATTTGGGTTTGATTGGTATCCTCTAGATGAAATATTTGGTATTTTTCCTATGATTATAGGCAGTATTTATGTTACTGCATTAGCTATTTTTATAGGTGTGCCTTTGGGAGTTTTGAGTGCGGTTTATCTTTCTCAATTCTGCCCAAAAAGTTTGTCTAAATTTATAATTCCTACAGTTGAGCTATTAGGTGCTATACCTAGTGTTGTGTATGGGTTTTTTGGGCTTGTTGTTATTGTGCCATTCTTAGCAGATGTATTTAGTGGGGTATCTGGTAAGAGTATTTTGGCAGCTTCCTTAGTGCTATCAATAATGATATTGCCAACTATAATTTTAGTGTCAAAAGCTGCTATAGATTCAGTGCCTAAGAGTTATTGCGAAGGTGCATTAGCATTAGGTGCAACAAAAGAGAGAAGCGTATTCTTTGTAACTTTAAAAGCAGCAAAAAGTGGAATCTTATCTTCTGTGATTTTAGGTGTGGGGCGTGCCATTGGTGAGGCAATGGCCGTAATAATGGTAGCAGGCAATCAAGTGCAATTACCGCATAGCGTCTTAGATGGGGTAAGAACGCTAACTACAAACATTGTTCTTGAGATGGGCTATGCCACTGATTTACACAAAGAAGTGCTGATTGTAAATGCAGTTACTTTATTTGTATTTATTTTGCTTATAAATGCTAGTTTTGGTCTTTTAAGCAAGGATAGACGATGA
- the tsaD gene encoding tRNA (adenosine(37)-N6)-threonylcarbamoyltransferase complex transferase subunit TsaD has protein sequence MILSIESSCDDSSIAITRIKDKKLIFHKKISQESSHKDYGGVVPELASRLHAKLLPQILKECKEFLNQLKAIAVTTEPGLSVTLLEGVVMAQSLAYALNLPLISVNHLKGHIYSLFLEKDSIFPLGILLVSGGHTMLLESKGLNETKIIAQSIDDSFGESFDKVAKMLSLGYPGGPIVELRAKMGNANISLPQPLNNKNNLAFSFSGLKNAVRLEIEKNTINDNFINDICASFQKVAISHIVQKCKTFFELNKQSNTWQHFAIVGGASANLSLREQIQNLADSYNKQLLLAPLSFCSDNAAMIGRVAVESYLIGDFVDIKDIKITPKIQSF, from the coding sequence ATGATTCTAAGCATAGAGAGTAGTTGTGATGATAGCTCGATAGCTATCACACGCATAAAAGACAAAAAGCTAATATTCCACAAAAAAATATCCCAAGAATCTTCACATAAAGACTATGGCGGTGTAGTCCCTGAACTAGCAAGTAGATTACACGCAAAATTACTTCCACAGATTCTAAAAGAATGCAAAGAATTTTTAAATCAATTAAAGGCAATAGCAGTAACGACAGAACCCGGTCTTAGCGTAACTTTACTTGAAGGTGTGGTTATGGCTCAAAGCCTAGCTTATGCACTAAATTTGCCACTAATATCAGTAAATCACCTAAAAGGACATATATACTCTTTATTTTTAGAAAAAGATTCAATCTTTCCACTTGGAATCTTGCTTGTATCTGGCGGACATACCATGCTACTAGAATCAAAAGGACTAAATGAAACAAAAATAATTGCACAAAGCATTGATGATAGCTTTGGGGAAAGTTTTGACAAAGTTGCTAAAATGCTATCTTTAGGATATCCTGGAGGACCGATAGTTGAATTAAGAGCTAAAATGGGCAATGCAAATATCAGCCTCCCACAACCATTAAATAACAAAAATAATCTAGCATTTAGCTTCTCTGGGCTAAAAAATGCCGTAAGATTAGAAATAGAAAAAAATACAATCAATGATAATTTTATTAACGATATTTGTGCCTCATTTCAAAAAGTTGCAATTTCTCACATAGTGCAAAAGTGCAAAACCTTTTTTGAATTAAACAAACAATCAAATACATGGCAACACTTTGCTATCGTAGGTGGTGCTAGTGCAAATCTATCTTTAAGAGAACAAATTCAAAACCTAGCAGATTCATATAATAAGCAATTACTACTAGCACCTCTAAGCTTTTGTTCTGATAATGCTGCAATGATAGGTAGAGTGGCAGTTGAATCTTATCTTATAGGCGACTTTGTAGATATAAAAGACATAAAGATAACTCCAAAGATTCAAAGCTTTTAA
- a CDS encoding fumarylacetoacetate hydrolase family protein — MKFVSYKYQSKVYCGILVDDMCYSFCDFLLEFTTMNEFLQNYSQEVLVRLKSGSNKAGISIDSVEILSPIISPLQDVLCVGVNYLEHAKESATFKGEKFETRDYPVYFSKRVDEMVSPFGEIPLNGDITNMLDYEVELGVILCKDIYKPSRDEVLDSIFGYTIINDISARDLQKRYKQFYFGKSLKGSCVMGPCIVSKDEFNNEIPSLDIQCYVNGELRQNSNTRNMIFKIDFMLYELSHAMKLKSGTILSTGTPSGVGMGFNPPRFLKGGDLVECKIEKIGSLKNFVSSI; from the coding sequence ATGAAGTTTGTAAGCTACAAATATCAAAGTAAAGTGTATTGCGGAATCTTAGTAGATGATATGTGCTATTCTTTTTGTGATTTTCTTTTAGAATTTACAACCATGAATGAGTTTTTGCAAAATTATTCACAAGAGGTTCTAGTTAGACTAAAGAGTGGTTCAAACAAGGCAGGGATCAGTATAGATAGTGTAGAGATTCTCTCTCCAATTATCTCTCCATTGCAAGATGTCCTATGTGTTGGGGTAAATTATTTAGAACATGCAAAAGAATCTGCAACTTTTAAAGGAGAGAAATTTGAGACAAGAGACTATCCTGTGTATTTTTCAAAGCGTGTAGATGAGATGGTATCTCCATTTGGTGAGATTCCTCTTAATGGCGATATTACAAATATGCTTGATTATGAAGTGGAATTAGGCGTTATTTTATGCAAGGATATTTATAAACCAAGCAGAGATGAGGTTTTAGATAGTATTTTTGGCTATACGATTATTAATGATATTTCTGCTAGGGATTTACAAAAGAGATATAAGCAATTTTATTTTGGCAAAAGTCTAAAAGGTAGTTGTGTTATGGGACCTTGTATCGTTAGTAAGGATGAATTTAATAATGAGATTCCGTCTTTGGATATACAATGCTATGTAAATGGTGAGCTAAGGCAAAATAGTAATACAAGAAATATGATTTTTAAAATAGATTTCATGCTTTATGAGCTATCACATGCTATGAAGCTAAAGAGTGGGACAATATTATCAACTGGCACACCAAGCGGGGTTGGTATGGGATTTAATCCGCCAAGATTTCTAAAAGGTGGTGATTTAGTAGAGTGCAAAATAGAAAAAATAGGAAGTTTGAAAAATTTTGTATCAAGTATATAA
- a CDS encoding response regulator transcription factor, translating to MIYILEDDKSILELILYALKSQNIEAKGFGEPKALKESLKSEIPNVLILDIMLPEQSGFKILEDIKKSEKTKDIPVLLLSALNSEFDKVKGLDLGADDYITKPFGVMELLARIRAMLRRSAKNKPTKDDIVFKNLSYSSINHSVKIDNQKIELTLKEFEILGLFLQNMERAFSRDELLELLWDNYNSESRTVDIHIKTLRQKLGSFGEHIKTIRGVGYKFSKVL from the coding sequence GTGATTTATATATTAGAAGATGATAAGTCAATTTTAGAGCTTATATTATATGCACTAAAATCTCAAAACATAGAAGCCAAAGGATTTGGCGAACCAAAAGCATTAAAAGAATCTCTAAAAAGCGAAATACCAAATGTGTTAATACTAGATATTATGTTACCAGAACAAAGTGGGTTTAAGATTTTAGAGGATATTAAAAAAAGTGAGAAAACAAAAGATATCCCAGTGCTATTACTTAGTGCTTTAAATAGCGAGTTTGATAAGGTCAAGGGACTTGATTTGGGGGCTGATGATTATATTACAAAGCCTTTTGGAGTAATGGAGCTACTAGCTAGAATTAGGGCTATGCTTAGAAGAAGTGCTAAAAATAAACCAACAAAAGATGATATAGTCTTTAAAAATTTAAGCTACTCTAGTATAAATCATAGCGTAAAGATAGATAACCAAAAAATAGAACTAACACTAAAAGAGTTTGAGATTCTTGGATTATTTTTGCAAAATATGGAGAGGGCATTTAGCAGAGATGAGTTATTAGAGTTATTGTGGGATAATTATAATAGTGAGAGTAGAACGGTTGATATACATATAAAGACACTCCGTCAAAAGCTTGGTTCATTTGGTGAGCATATAAAAACGATTCGTGGTGTTGGCTATAAGTTCTCAAAAGTTCTATAA
- the tpx gene encoding thiol peroxidase produces the protein MVTFKGNSVNLKGQNIEVGAKAPKVELVAGDLSLKSVGGASGKYQIINVVPSLDTGVCATQTRKFNEKASSLNNAEVFVISLDLPFAQGRFCSTEGISNVVALSDFRSKEFGEKYGVIIDGSPLEGLLSRAVFVVNPNGEIVHKEIVSEITTEPNYEAALGAIK, from the coding sequence ATGGTTACTTTTAAAGGAAATTCTGTAAATCTAAAAGGACAAAATATAGAAGTTGGAGCAAAAGCACCTAAAGTAGAGCTTGTAGCTGGTGATTTAAGCTTAAAATCAGTAGGTGGTGCTAGTGGAAAATACCAAATAATAAATGTAGTGCCTTCATTAGATACTGGGGTATGTGCTACACAAACAAGAAAATTCAATGAAAAAGCATCATCTCTAAACAATGCTGAAGTATTTGTAATCTCTCTTGACTTACCATTTGCACAAGGAAGATTCTGCTCTACTGAAGGGATTAGCAATGTAGTTGCACTAAGTGATTTTAGAAGCAAAGAATTTGGTGAGAAATATGGTGTAATTATTGATGGTTCTCCACTAGAAGGACTGCTAAGTAGAGCGGTATTTGTGGTAAATCCAAATGGAGAAATCGTGCATAAAGAAATAGTATCAGAAATCACAACAGAACCAAATTACGAAGCTGCTCTTGGTGCTATTAAATAA
- a CDS encoding YqiA/YcfP family alpha/beta fold hydrolase, giving the protein MFLYLHGFRSIGMCYKGRIIFSSLPNSILPDLPYVPKLAINLAENIIKNNNIKCIIGSSLGGYYATFLAEKYKIKSVLINPVINAYKTLLPAIGTIPISYNKQHFFWSLDLVESLKDYKTNNINYELYLLLLQKGDNILDYKEAQERFKDSKTIIEDGGSHRFENFQSKIEIIRSFANS; this is encoded by the coding sequence ATGTTTTTATACCTGCATGGATTTAGAAGTATAGGAATGTGCTATAAGGGGAGGATAATCTTCTCTAGCCTTCCTAATTCTATTTTGCCAGACTTGCCATATGTCCCAAAATTAGCCATAAACCTAGCAGAAAACATAATAAAAAACAACAATATAAAATGTATTATAGGTAGCTCATTAGGTGGATATTATGCTACATTTCTAGCAGAAAAATACAAAATAAAATCAGTCTTAATAAATCCTGTAATAAATGCCTACAAAACACTACTACCTGCTATTGGCACAATACCTATATCATATAACAAACAACACTTCTTTTGGAGCTTGGACTTGGTAGAGAGCTTAAAGGATTATAAAACAAATAACATAAACTATGAACTTTATTTACTACTCTTACAAAAGGGCGATAATATCCTAGACTACAAAGAAGCACAAGAGAGATTCAAAGATTCAAAAACAATAATTGAAGATGGTGGAAGCCATAGATTTGAAAACTTCCAATCAAAAATAGAAATTATTAGAAGCTTTGCAAACTCCTAA
- a CDS encoding ATP-binding protein: MQQKIFYSIFSACFLLLLIVNIFLIFSFEAFLERELFLKLESSAKQVKDSANKYINGELKYISHHRLTIINNDGEVLYDNFADISKLDNHILRHEVQEAFKNGVAKSIRYSDTLQEKTLYYALMHDNLIIRLSNTHDYLFGSIVRFMPYFIVEFFAFLFLSLLLAKVLTRKILKPIIECDIDSLSKDSSYKELHSFVKKIKFQNKVIKQKQKEILLLIENMSDGIIWLNRHGNILSVNKSVSLYFSDIESTLSIYQLSDCTFLKIALEALEEFKKNKQQENKILQLKIAHYECEVVLSSIISKNKFKGMVIVIRNITEKKIAQKLQREFSANVTHELKTPLTSILASSEMIRNKLVAKEDLDSFVDRIYCESRRLLSMIDEILKISFFDEGKEDRLKKIRINLKNIVERVSERLSLIAEGALVTIKLDVCDCHIFGVEDLIEDSIFNICHNAIRYNKPNGEVLITLHKENDAIKLSIKDTGIGIPQDSLPRIFERFFCVDKGRSKKLGGSGLGLSIVDTALKYHNATIDVKSEVGIGSEFIITFKEVES; the protein is encoded by the coding sequence ATGCAACAGAAAATTTTTTATTCTATTTTTAGTGCATGTTTTTTATTGTTGCTTATTGTTAATATTTTTTTGATTTTTTCTTTTGAAGCTTTTTTGGAAAGAGAGTTGTTTTTAAAGTTAGAATCCAGTGCTAAACAAGTAAAAGATTCTGCTAATAAATACATAAATGGCGAGTTAAAATATATAAGTCATCATAGATTGACTATTATTAACAATGATGGCGAGGTTTTGTATGATAACTTTGCAGATATATCTAAATTAGACAATCATATATTAAGGCATGAGGTGCAAGAAGCGTTTAAAAATGGGGTTGCTAAGAGCATTAGGTATTCAGATACATTACAAGAAAAAACCCTATATTATGCACTAATGCATGATAATTTAATTATCCGTCTATCAAATACTCACGATTATCTTTTTGGCTCCATAGTAAGATTTATGCCATATTTTATTGTTGAATTTTTTGCATTTTTGTTTCTATCACTCTTACTTGCAAAAGTCCTTACAAGAAAAATTCTAAAGCCAATTATTGAATGCGATATTGATAGTTTGAGCAAGGATAGCTCATATAAAGAATTGCATAGTTTTGTAAAAAAAATAAAATTTCAAAATAAAGTAATAAAGCAAAAGCAAAAAGAAATATTGCTATTAATAGAAAATATGAGCGATGGCATTATATGGCTAAATAGACATGGAAATATCCTAAGCGTCAATAAAAGTGTATCTTTATATTTTAGTGATATAGAATCTACTCTTAGTATATATCAGTTATCTGATTGCACATTTTTAAAAATAGCATTAGAAGCATTAGAGGAATTCAAAAAAAACAAACAACAAGAAAATAAAATTTTGCAATTAAAAATTGCACATTATGAATGTGAAGTAGTCTTATCATCGATTATTTCAAAGAATAAGTTTAAAGGAATGGTGATTGTAATACGCAATATAACAGAAAAAAAGATAGCCCAAAAACTTCAAAGAGAATTTAGTGCAAATGTAACACATGAGCTAAAAACTCCCCTTACTTCGATTCTTGCAAGTAGTGAGATGATAAGAAATAAGTTAGTAGCAAAAGAGGATTTAGATAGTTTTGTAGATAGGATTTATTGTGAATCTAGACGACTTTTGTCCATGATTGATGAAATCCTTAAAATATCATTCTTTGATGAAGGGAAGGAAGATAGATTAAAGAAGATTCGTATAAATTTAAAAAATATAGTTGAGAGAGTGAGTGAGAGATTGAGCTTGATTGCAGAAGGTGCCCTAGTGACAATTAAGCTTGATGTTTGTGATTGCCATATTTTTGGCGTTGAAGATTTAATAGAAGATAGTATTTTCAATATATGTCATAACGCAATAAGATATAACAAACCAAATGGAGAAGTGCTAATTACATTGCATAAAGAAAATGACGCAATAAAACTATCCATAAAAGATACAGGAATAGGGATTCCACAAGATAGTCTACCTAGAATCTTTGAGAGATTCTTCTGTGTTGATAAGGGTAGGAGTAAGAAGCTTGGAGGTAGTGGGCTTGGGCTATCGATAGTTGATACTGCACTAAAATATCACAATGCAACAATAGATGTAAAGAGTGAAGTTGGGATTGGAAGTGAGTTTATAATTACTTTTAAAGAAGTCGAATCTTAG
- the pstB gene encoding phosphate ABC transporter ATP-binding protein PstB, producing the protein MDKKYCFSIKDMNLYYGKFHALKNINMQILKGKVTAFIGPSGCGKSTFIKTLNRMNDLVDNCVVQGKISYCGKNIYKDCNVITLRKKVGMVFQKPNPFPMSVYDNIAFGPRTHGIKDKSKLDDIVEKSLKDAALWDDLKDRLKESALGLSGGQQQRLCIARTLAIKPQVILMDEPTSALDPISTLKIEELITRLKKDYTIIIVTHNMQQAARISDKTAFFWLGEVVEYDDTDKIFNKPKFKKTQDYVNGRFG; encoded by the coding sequence ATGGATAAGAAATATTGTTTCAGCATTAAAGATATGAATCTTTATTATGGTAAGTTTCATGCATTGAAAAATATAAATATGCAGATTCTAAAAGGCAAGGTAACAGCCTTTATAGGTCCTAGTGGTTGTGGCAAATCCACATTTATAAAGACTTTAAATAGAATGAATGATTTGGTTGATAATTGTGTTGTTCAAGGTAAAATTTCTTATTGTGGTAAAAATATTTATAAAGATTGTAATGTAATTACTTTAAGAAAAAAGGTCGGAATGGTATTTCAAAAACCAAACCCATTTCCTATGAGTGTGTATGACAATATTGCCTTTGGACCTAGAACGCATGGCATTAAAGACAAAAGCAAATTAGATGATATTGTGGAGAAATCATTAAAAGATGCTGCTTTGTGGGACGACTTAAAAGATAGGTTAAAAGAAAGTGCATTAGGGCTTAGTGGGGGGCAACAACAAAGGCTGTGTATCGCAAGAACTCTAGCTATAAAACCACAAGTAATATTAATGGACGAGCCTACAAGCGCCTTAGATCCTATATCTACTCTAAAAATCGAAGAGTTAATTACTAGATTAAAAAAAGACTACACTATAATAATAGTTACACACAATATGCAACAAGCTGCGAGAATCTCTGATAAAACAGCATTTTTTTGGCTTGGTGAAGTTGTGGAATATGATGATACGGATAAAATATTTAATAAACCAAAATTCAAAAAAACACAAGATTATGTAAATGGAAGATTTGGATAA
- the pstA gene encoding phosphate ABC transporter permease PstA, translating into MNELRTDLVSLILSLAMKFSMATVLLVFLLLIGFIFYNGLAYISWDLFAWEYNSENVSMMPAIINTLHMIVIALSISLPLGLFGAIFLSEYGNKRSKILAVVRIGSDALVGIPSIVYGLFGYLAFVIYFGFKTSIIAGALTLAIMILPLILRSSEEALRAIPMSFREASFALGAGKLRTIFAIVVPAAIPGILAGVILSIGRIVGESAALLYTSGSVAKVASAMDSGRTLSVHMYAISSEGLHVNEAYSTAMVLIIIVFFINLLSNFIAKKLTKA; encoded by the coding sequence ATGAACGAATTAAGAACTGATCTTGTATCACTTATTTTATCATTAGCAATGAAGTTTTCAATGGCTACGGTGCTTTTAGTGTTTTTATTGCTTATTGGATTTATTTTTTATAATGGTTTGGCTTATATTTCTTGGGATTTGTTTGCTTGGGAATATAATAGCGAGAATGTATCAATGATGCCTGCTATTATTAATACTTTGCATATGATTGTTATTGCATTGTCTATTTCACTTCCTTTAGGGCTTTTTGGTGCGATATTTTTGAGTGAATATGGAAATAAAAGGAGTAAAATATTAGCAGTAGTTAGAATAGGTTCTGATGCATTAGTGGGGATTCCAAGTATTGTATATGGATTATTTGGATATTTAGCATTTGTTATTTATTTTGGCTTTAAGACTAGTATTATTGCTGGGGCTTTAACTTTGGCAATTATGATTTTACCACTTATATTAAGAAGCTCTGAAGAAGCATTAAGGGCAATACCTATGAGCTTTAGAGAAGCAAGTTTTGCACTTGGAGCTGGGAAGCTTAGGACGATTTTTGCTATTGTGGTTCCTGCTGCTATTCCGGGTATTTTAGCTGGAGTTATTCTTAGTATTGGCAGGATAGTTGGTGAGAGTGCTGCATTGCTATACACATCAGGCAGTGTTGCTAAGGTGGCATCAGCTATGGATTCTGGTAGAACTTTAAGTGTGCATATGTATGCGATATCTAGCGAAGGATTGCATGTAAATGAAGCATATAGCACGGCTATGGTGTTAATTATAATCGTATTTTTTATAAATTTGCTATCAAATTTCATAGCAAAAAAACTAACTAAGGCTTAA
- a CDS encoding hydrogenase-4 component G → MAITSLNNNNTFNANTKDFNTANSFNSNNTDKIKEVASNLDAKSIMNGYTMQFEISITQITINFGIQSGIGNTASGKPMPTLDDILNGVGLSDIGYNGKPINQLTQKEAQELISEDGFFGVKNTSNRIADFVLAGAGDDIEKLKQGREGILKGYEMAEKAWGGELPDISKETIQKALEKIDQKISSLGANVLEQNA, encoded by the coding sequence ATGGCAATTACATCATTAAATAACAACAACACTTTTAATGCAAATACAAAAGACTTTAACACAGCAAATAGTTTCAATAGCAATAATACAGACAAAATAAAAGAGGTGGCCTCCAACTTAGACGCAAAGTCAATAATGAATGGCTATACTATGCAATTTGAAATCTCCATCACTCAAATTACTATAAATTTCGGAATCCAAAGTGGAATCGGAAACACAGCAAGTGGCAAACCAATGCCAACTTTAGATGATATTTTAAATGGTGTTGGACTAAGCGATATAGGTTATAATGGAAAACCTATTAATCAATTAACACAAAAAGAAGCACAAGAGCTAATAAGCGAAGATGGATTCTTTGGTGTGAAAAACACATCAAATAGGATTGCTGACTTTGTCCTAGCAGGTGCTGGAGATGATATAGAAAAGCTAAAACAAGGCAGAGAAGGCATACTAAAAGGCTATGAAATGGCAGAGAAGGCATGGGGAGGAGAGCTACCTGATATAAGCAAAGAGACGATACAAAAAGCATTAGAAAAAATAGACCAAAAAATCTCTTCACTAGGTGCTAATGTCCTAGAGCAAAATGCGTAA
- a CDS encoding flagellin B → MAFQVNTNVNALNAHAQSTFTQTNLASSLQKLSSGLRINSAKDDASGMAIADSLRSQANALGQAIRNGNDGMGIIQIADKAMDEQIKILDTIKTKATQAAQDGQTTQTRIAIQADINRLIESLDNIAGTTSYNGLNLLAGGFTNKEFQVGAYSNQTIRASIGATSSDKIGHVRSETLKFSATGTSSMTFQQAKGGKDVALESVIISTSAGTGLGALAEVINKNSDNLGGVRAEAKVQVQGTAIGGGDITSLTINGVKIGDIKEISGADRDGRLVQAINAKKEETGVEASIAEDGSLVLRSTDGRAINIGGQGVSAAGISVGTTVGSLTLTRLGSNDINYSLTGNVAAVSGAAEATTTLRDSKGIFDANVKSAIGANVGINSGNASFGGDLGAGVTTLNGAMLMMDIAESAIKQLDQIRSDLGSVQQQMQSTINNITITQVNVKSAESGIREVDFAQESANFSNLNILAQAGSYAMSQSNAAQQNILRLLQ, encoded by the coding sequence ATGGCTTTCCAAGTCAATACCAATGTTAATGCGTTAAACGCACATGCTCAAAGCACATTCACACAAACAAACCTAGCAAGTTCTTTGCAAAAGTTAAGTTCAGGTTTAAGAATTAACTCTGCTAAAGATGACGCTTCAGGTATGGCTATTGCTGATAGTTTGAGATCTCAAGCAAATGCTCTAGGTCAAGCAATCAGAAATGGTAATGATGGTATGGGTATTATCCAAATTGCAGATAAGGCAATGGATGAGCAAATAAAGATTCTAGATACAATTAAGACTAAGGCTACTCAAGCAGCTCAAGACGGTCAAACAACTCAAACTAGAATTGCGATCCAAGCGGATATCAATAGGCTAATTGAATCGCTAGATAACATCGCTGGTACAACATCATACAATGGTCTTAACCTACTAGCTGGTGGATTTACAAACAAAGAATTCCAAGTTGGTGCTTATTCTAACCAAACAATTAGAGCAAGTATTGGTGCTACAAGTTCTGATAAGATTGGACATGTTAGAAGTGAGACACTGAAATTTAGTGCTACTGGAACTTCAAGTATGACTTTCCAACAAGCTAAAGGCGGAAAAGATGTAGCTTTGGAGTCAGTTATTATCTCTACATCTGCTGGAACAGGTTTGGGTGCATTAGCAGAGGTAATTAATAAAAACTCTGATAACTTAGGTGGAGTGCGAGCTGAAGCTAAGGTTCAAGTTCAAGGGACAGCTATTGGTGGTGGTGATATTACTTCACTTACTATTAATGGTGTTAAAATTGGTGATATTAAAGAAATTTCTGGTGCTGATAGAGATGGAAGACTTGTTCAAGCTATCAATGCTAAGAAAGAAGAAACAGGTGTTGAAGCATCAATTGCTGAAGATGGATCATTGGTTCTAAGATCTACAGATGGTAGAGCTATTAACATAGGAGGTCAAGGCGTATCTGCTGCTGGTATTTCAGTTGGAACGACAGTTGGATCTCTAACACTTACTAGATTAGGTTCAAATGATATTAACTATTCACTTACAGGTAATGTTGCTGCAGTTTCTGGTGCCGCTGAAGCTACAACCACATTAAGGGATTCAAAAGGAATCTTCGATGCTAATGTAAAATCTGCTATCGGTGCAAATGTAGGTATAAATAGTGGAAACGCAAGTTTTGGTGGAGATCTAGGTGCTGGTGTTACAACTTTAAATGGAGCAATGTTAATGATGGATATCGCAGAATCAGCTATTAAGCAATTAGACCAAATTAGATCAGACTTAGGTTCTGTTCAACAACAAATGCAATCAACAATCAACAATATTACAATCACTCAAGTGAATGTAAAATCTGCTGAATCTGGAATTAGAGAAGTGGATTTCGCTCAAGAGTCAGCTAATTTCTCTAACCTAAACATTCTAGCTCAAGCTGGTAGCTATGCAATGAGTCAGTCAAATGCTGCACAGCAAAATATCTTAAGATTACTTCAGTAG
- a CDS encoding substrate-binding domain-containing protein has product MKKILLGFVSLSLCASALMAENIYPISREMGSGTRGAFVEIFEVHREVKGKKIDATSKSAEVTNSTGVMITSVSNSKNSIGYISLGSLNDKVKAVSIDGKAPSVENIQNKSYVISRPFHIVTKGDRNPLLSDFISYILSTDAKAVVEKAGYISNASAPYTGNKPSGKVVIAGSSSVTPLMEKLKESYAKINPNATIEIQQSDSTTGVNSVVEGIADLGMVSREIKESESKKGISYEILAIDGLAIIVNKENPISSLSKEQVRDIFLGNITTWDKVK; this is encoded by the coding sequence ATGAAGAAAATACTTTTAGGTTTTGTTTCTTTGTCATTGTGTGCAAGTGCATTAATGGCAGAAAATATATATCCTATTTCAAGAGAAATGGGTTCAGGAACTAGAGGGGCTTTTGTAGAAATATTTGAAGTTCATAGAGAAGTAAAGGGTAAGAAAATTGATGCAACTTCAAAAAGTGCAGAGGTTACAAACTCAACAGGAGTAATGATAACAAGTGTATCAAACTCTAAAAATTCAATAGGCTATATTTCTCTTGGATCTTTAAATGATAAAGTAAAGGCAGTAAGTATAGATGGTAAAGCACCAAGTGTAGAAAACATACAAAATAAAAGCTATGTTATTTCACGACCATTCCATATTGTAACTAAGGGTGATAGGAATCCACTTTTGAGTGATTTTATTTCCTACATACTATCAACTGACGCAAAGGCTGTTGTAGAAAAAGCTGGATATATTTCTAATGCAAGTGCTCCATATACAGGAAATAAACCAAGTGGCAAGGTAGTAATAGCAGGCTCAAGCTCTGTAACGCCTCTAATGGAGAAACTAAAAGAATCTTATGCAAAGATTAATCCAAATGCAACAATAGAGATTCAGCAATCAGATTCTACAACAGGGGTGAATTCTGTGGTTGAAGGAATTGCTGATTTAGGAATGGTATCAAGAGAAATAAAAGAAAGCGAATCTAAAAAAGGAATTAGTTATGAGATTTTAGCTATTGATGGTTTGGCAATTATTGTAAATAAAGAAAATCCTATCTCTTCTTTGAGTAAAGAGCAAGTTAGAGATATATTTTTGGGAAATATTACTACTTGGGATAAAGTTAAGTAA